The genome window TGCGCCCTGCTCGGCGTCGAGCCGCGCCTCCCGGAGCGCCTCGCGGCGGTTCGCGGGGTCCATCTGGTAGTGCCGGCGGTCGCCGAACGCGGGCGCGCCGTCGGCCGCGTCGCGGAACGGGCCGTAGAAGGCGGACTCGTACTTCGCGGCGTAGCTCAGGATGGCGACCTCCTCGTGGCCCGCGTCGTCGAGCGCCTCGCGGATCGCGCCCACCTGTCCGTCGGTCATCGCGGAGGGGGCGACCACGTCGGCGCCCGCGTCGGCCTGCGAGACCGCGGTGCGCGCGAGCAGGTCGAGCGTCTCGTCGTTCTTCACGGTGAGCGTCGGGTCCGACTCGGCGGACTCCTCGATCACGCCGCAGTGGCCGTGGTCGGTGTACTCGCAGAGGCAGACGTCGCCGATCACCGTCGCGTCCGTCTCGGCGTCGATGCGCCGGATCGCGCGCTGGACGACGCCGTCGTCGGCGTACGCCCGGCTCCCGGACGCGTCCTTCGACTCGGGGACGCCGAAGAGGATGACGGCCTCGACGCCGGTCTCGCGGATCTCCGCGACGCGGTCGACCGCCTCGTCGACCGGGACGCGCTCGTGGCCGGGCATCGTCTCGATCGGCACGCGCTCGTTGGTCGTCGCGTCGACGAAGACGGGCGCGACGAGGTCGGACGCCGAGAGGTCGGTCTCGGCGACGAGCGGGCGAACGCCGTCGGTCCGGAGGCGGCGGGGCCGGTCCGTGAGGTCCATGCCGACGGGTTGGCCCCGCGCGGCCTTTTACCGTTCGTCTCGGTCGCGGCTCTCCCGCCGATAAGGGACGCCGCGGCTACTCCGAGGACTCGATGTCGATCCGGTCGCGGAGCGCCGCGAGCTCGTCCGACTCGGCGAGCTCCTCGACGCGCTGTTTGAAGTGGGACTCGCAGAGGCCGACGACCACGCCGCCCTGCTCCGCCTCGTACGTGGCCTCCCGGTCGCAGTAGTGACACCGCATACGCGCCACTCCGTCCGGCGTGTGCTTAATCCTGTTCGTCGGGCGCCGCACCGGGGGCGTCCCCGGCCGCGAACTCGTCGATCGAGACCGGCGCGGGCAGCCGCTCGCGGACCGGCTCGAACGCCGATTCCGTCAGGCCGGCGACGCCGAGCGTCCGCTCGTGCGCGTCCGTCCCGCCGGTCCTGAGCAGGTCGCTCTCGGCGGCGAGGCGGTCGATCCGGTCGTCGTCGACGGCGCGGCCGTACGGGTAGAAGCGTTCGATCGCCCCGATCGCGTCGCGGTCGCGGGCGACGTCGAGCGCCTCGTCCACGCGCTCGTACCGGAACGGATGCGCGAGCCCGACGAGCGCGCAGGCGTCGGCGAGCAGGTCGAGCCCCTCGTCGAGCGGCGTCACGTCGCGCGCGACGTAGCAGGGGCCGTCGTTTCCGATCAGCTCGTCGAACGCCCCGGCGTAGTCGTAGGGAGCGTCCGACTCGTCGATCGCCCGCGCGATGTGCGGCCGCCCGAGCCCGGCGCGAGGTTCGAGGTCGAGGTCGACCCCGAGCCGCTCCTCGACCGCGTCGAGGATGGCGGCGCCGCGCTCGCGGCGGTCGCGCTGGAGCCGGTCGATCTCCGCGTCGAGCGCGGCGGTGTGCTCGACGCCGTAGCCGAGGAGGTCGAGCCGTTCGAAGCCGGCGTCGACGCGGAGTTCGATCCCGCGGACGACCCGAACGCCGTCGCGCTCGACGACCGGCGCGTCGAGGCCGGGGTGGATCCGGTCGTGGTCGGTGACGGCCACCCAGTCGACGCCCGCGTCGCGGGCGGCCGCGGGCACCTCGTCGAGCCTCAGGGTCCCGTCGGAGACGGTCGTGTGCGCGTGGAGGTCGGCGACGACGGGATCGCTGGAGTCGCGGGGATCGTCGGGGGCGGGGGAGTCAGAAGATTCGGCGGAATCGGCGGATTCAGCGGGCATAGTGGCGAATAGCCGCGCCCGACACTAAGCGGCGGCGGTCCGAGACGCGGCGGGGGAAGACGAATATAAGGAGATATAAGGTATCCCCTCCGACTAAGGTCGTACATGGACAATCATTAAGAACTATCGGCAGTTTCTATCCGTTGATGCGCTTGAACGGCGTCGACGACCGACTCGAACGGCACCAGTACCCGACCACCTCTGAGGAGCTCATCGCGGCTCACGGCAACGCGACGGTAGAGCTCGCGAACGGGTCCGAGCGGCTCGGCGACGTCTTAGAGCGGTTCGGCGACCAGACGTTCGAGGACGCGGAGGACGTGTTCACCACGCTCCGCGCCGGCGTCTGCCACCGCGGCGTCGGTCGCCGGTTCTACTCGGACCGCGACCCGACCACCGACGCGGAGGAGGGGCCCTCGCCGGTCTCCTTCTGACGCGCCGAACCGACCGAGGTCCATACCCTTCTTCGAACTCCGACCGCGGAGCGGCGGCGCCGCGCGGACGGACTCCCGTGCGAGCGACGCGGCTACGACACGCCGTCGACGACTCCGGAGAGGTCGAGCGGGACCGAACCCTTCCGATACCCCTCGATCGAGCCGTCGGGCTCGGCGCGGTACACGACCGCGGGCTTGTGACGGACCGCGGGTTCGGCCTCGCGCACGGCGGCCCACTCGTCGGCGGGGAACGACGAGCAGTCGACGAACAGCGTGACGCCGCCGGCGTGGGCCGCGAGCTGGCCGCTCGTCTTCGTCTCGGCGGTGTCGCGGACGGCCGCGACGGGGTCGTTCGCGGAGCGCCCGGCGGTCGGCTGCGGGCGCGTCACCTCAACGAGGTGTCCGGCGCCAGTCTCCGGGTCCGTCGCGCGGAAGTCGAGCGAGTGGCCCGTCGTCACCTCGATCTCCGGGGTGACCTCGTACCCCGCGTCCGTGAGGATCCGGGCCGCGGTGAACTCGGCTATCGCCGCGCTCATGCGGACGAGGTCCCGCGAGGCGGAGGTGCCGAGCTTCCCTGCCATGACCTCGCGGTAGTCGTCGAGCGTGCCCGGCCGGAGCGTCTCCTCGACGAAGCCGGTGCCCGCCTCGCGGGTCGCGTCCGGGAACCCGGCCGCGTGGTCGCGGAAGAACGCCCGGCTCGTCGCCGCGCCGTCCTTCGAGCAGAACACCGGCAGGAAGTACCACGAGACGTGCGGGTAGTCGGCCAGCCACGGCTCGTCGTCGTGGAGCCCGGCGAGCAGCTCGCGCTGCGCCCACCGCGAGACCGGGTACGGCGCCTCGTCGAACCCGTACTTGTCCGTCCGCCAGAGCTCGCTCGGCGTCTCCGTGTTGCCCAGCCAGTACCCGGCGGGGCCGCCGCCGGCGCCCGGCGGGGGGTCCGCGTCGTCGTCGGTCCAGCAGAACAGCGCGAACGAACCGTCGTCCATGTCGAACCGGCGCGCCTCGTACGCCGGCGGCGGCGCGAACCACGGGTCGCCGGCCGTCGCTCCGAGGTTCTCGTCGAGGGGGCGACCGATCTGCGACCGGACGCGGTCGGCGGTCCACCGACCGGGCGAGCGCCTGAAGCGGAGCGGTTGTGCCACGGGCGTTCGGTATCACGCCGCGGGGTTAATCGATTCCGGTGGACCGACCCGATCGTTCACGGTTTATGATACCTTTGCCGACAGGTATATAACAGGAAACGGCCAAGTGTTGGTGTACCATGTCAATGGGTGCCTATGACGAGGCCGAACACGAGCGTCGGGAGAAGAAGACCAGCGAAGTCGACGCCGACTTCGACGCGGAGCGCCCCGAGTACTCCGGATCGCTGACCTACGACTCGGGCGACTCCACGGAGGCACTCCTCGACAAGTTCGAAGAGCTTCAGGGCAAGTGACGCGGCCGCGGCGACGCCGCGGCTTCTAATTCCGTTCTCGACACCGGTAGCGACGGGTAACGGTCGCGACAGCGGAGAGCGACGGTCCGAACGGAACCGAGAACTCAGGTGAGTAGGATCGCCAGCGAACAGACGATCGCGACCGCGAGGACGTGACCGACCACCGCGCCGAGCAGCACGGGTTCCGTGAGCAGGAACGGCACGAGCGCCAGTTGGACCGCGGAGAAGCCGATGTTCTCGGCGTCGAGCCGCCGGACGGTCGCCCGCTCGTCGGGCGAGAGGTCGACGTGGACCGCGCGCCACAGCGCGACGACGGCGCTCCACCAAGAGGTGCCGATGCGGTAGGTGAGGTCCCAGAGGACGAGCAGCGTGAGGTAGACGACGGGGATCGGCGGCTGCGAACCGAAGAGCCGGTCGAGGAGGGTGTTCTCCCACGCGAACAGGTACGTCACGAGGGCGATGAACGCTAACACGCCCAACACGATCTCGATGCTCGACCCGAACAGCAGCCGCTTGTGCTCCGGCGGGGTCCCGAGCAGCCGGTTCTTCGCGCCCAACCGGTGCATTTCGACGCTGCCGACCGCCGCGACAGCGACCGCGACCGTCCCGGCGGCCACGGCGTTCCAGACCCCGTGGTACCAGCCGAGCGCGACCACGCCGACCTCGAAGATCGCGAACTGGAGCGCGACCGCCAGCGTCCGCGAGATCCCTAACCCGGGGATCCCGCCGACGAGGCTCTCGTACACCCACGTCTCGCCGTACTCGCGGCTCACGACCGGAGCCCCCGGAGCGTCGTCAGCCACGGGCGCTGCGCGTTCGACGAGTCGGTCAGGGCGCGCGCGACCGCGAGCTCGAACGGCGTTCGCTCGACCGGGACGAGGTCGCAGATGCGGTCGTCCTCGACGATCACGGTGTTCCGCAGTCCCTCGACCAGCGACCGCGCGAGGTACGGGTTCACGTCCGTGACGAGCCGGAGCCACCGGGCCGACAGCTCCGGGCTCAACACCGGCACCCTGACGATCCGGAGCCCGCCCCCGAGCTGGCGCCTGGTCCGCCGCAGGATCTCCCCGTAGGTCAACACCTCCGGCCCGCCGATCTCGAAGGTCTCGGCCGCGGTCTCGGGGACGTCGAGCACGCCGGCGAGGTACGCGACCACGTCGGCGATCGCGATCGGCTGACACAGCGTGTCGACCCACTTCGGCGTGACCATCACCGGGAGCCGCCGCGCGAGCCCGGCGATCACCTCGAAGCTGGCGCTGCCCGCGCCGATGATGATCGCGGCCCGGAGCGTCGTGAGCGCCGGGTCGCCCTCGGCGAGGATCCGCTCCACCTCGCGGCGCGACCGGAGGTGTTCGGAGAGCTCCTCGCGGTCCTCGCCGAGCCCGCCGAGGTAGACGATCCGGTCGATCCCCGCGTCGGACGCGGCCGCGGCGAAGTTGGACGCGCAGTTCCGGTCGCGCTCCTCGTACCCCGGGCCGCCGTCCATCGAGTGGACGAGGTAGTACGCGGCGTCGACCGTCTCGCCGTCGAGTTCGAAGGCGGGCGGGAGCGTCTCCGGTTCCAGGAGGTCGCCCTCGACGACCGAGACGCCCTCGGGCGCGTCGTAGCCGTCGGCGTCGCGAACGAGCGCGACCACGTCGTGGCCGCGCGCGCGGAGCGTCGGGACGAGCCGGCTCCCGACGAACCCGGTCGCGCCGGTGACGAGCACTCGCATACCGTCCTCTCGGGCGGGGCGACCATAAGCCCCGTCCCGTTCGGCGGGCGGACGGCGGGCGGAGGCCCGGGAGCGGGACCCCGGACGCGTCGCGGGCGATGTCGGGACCGATCGCTAGAAGTGCCCCCGGGTCCCTCCTCCGGTATGCGCGCTGGCGAGTTCGAACCGGTCCGCGGCGTCGAGGACCTGTACGTCCACGACACCGGCATGTTCGACACCGACGAGTACGGCGCCGTCTACGTGTACGACGCCGAGCGGCCGATCGTA of Halorubrum trapanicum contains these proteins:
- a CDS encoding DUF5784 family protein — protein: MAQPLRFRRSPGRWTADRVRSQIGRPLDENLGATAGDPWFAPPPAYEARRFDMDDGSFALFCWTDDDADPPPGAGGGPAGYWLGNTETPSELWRTDKYGFDEAPYPVSRWAQRELLAGLHDDEPWLADYPHVSWYFLPVFCSKDGAATSRAFFRDHAAGFPDATREAGTGFVEETLRPGTLDDYREVMAGKLGTSASRDLVRMSAAIAEFTAARILTDAGYEVTPEIEVTTGHSLDFRATDPETGAGHLVEVTRPQPTAGRSANDPVAAVRDTAETKTSGQLAAHAGGVTLFVDCSSFPADEWAAVREAEPAVRHKPAVVYRAEPDGSIEGYRKGSVPLDLSGVVDGVS
- a CDS encoding DUF2795 domain-containing protein, with the translated sequence MRLNGVDDRLERHQYPTTSEELIAAHGNATVELANGSERLGDVLERFGDQTFEDAEDVFTTLRAGVCHRGVGRRFYSDRDPTTDAEEGPSPVSF
- a CDS encoding NAD(P)H-binding protein, translated to MRVLVTGATGFVGSRLVPTLRARGHDVVALVRDADGYDAPEGVSVVEGDLLEPETLPPAFELDGETVDAAYYLVHSMDGGPGYEERDRNCASNFAAAASDAGIDRIVYLGGLGEDREELSEHLRSRREVERILAEGDPALTTLRAAIIIGAGSASFEVIAGLARRLPVMVTPKWVDTLCQPIAIADVVAYLAGVLDVPETAAETFEIGGPEVLTYGEILRRTRRQLGGGLRIVRVPVLSPELSARWLRLVTDVNPYLARSLVEGLRNTVIVEDDRICDLVPVERTPFELAVARALTDSSNAQRPWLTTLRGLRS
- a CDS encoding PHP domain-containing protein; amino-acid sequence: MPAESADSAESSDSPAPDDPRDSSDPVVADLHAHTTVSDGTLRLDEVPAAARDAGVDWVAVTDHDRIHPGLDAPVVERDGVRVVRGIELRVDAGFERLDLLGYGVEHTAALDAEIDRLQRDRRERGAAILDAVEERLGVDLDLEPRAGLGRPHIARAIDESDAPYDYAGAFDELIGNDGPCYVARDVTPLDEGLDLLADACALVGLAHPFRYERVDEALDVARDRDAIGAIERFYPYGRAVDDDRIDRLAAESDLLRTGGTDAHERTLGVAGLTESAFEPVRERLPAPVSIDEFAAGDAPGAAPDEQD
- a CDS encoding DUF6757 family protein — its product is MRCHYCDREATYEAEQGGVVVGLCESHFKQRVEELAESDELAALRDRIDIESSE
- the hemB gene encoding porphobilinogen synthase — its product is MDLTDRPRRLRTDGVRPLVAETDLSASDLVAPVFVDATTNERVPIETMPGHERVPVDEAVDRVAEIRETGVEAVILFGVPESKDASGSRAYADDGVVQRAIRRIDAETDATVIGDVCLCEYTDHGHCGVIEESAESDPTLTVKNDETLDLLARTAVSQADAGADVVAPSAMTDGQVGAIREALDDAGHEEVAILSYAAKYESAFYGPFRDAADGAPAFGDRRHYQMDPANRREALREARLDAEQGADVLMVKPGLPYLDVVGDLRREFDRPIAAYNVSGEYAMLHAAAEKGWLDLEATALESLTALKRAGADLIVTYFAEDVADHL
- a CDS encoding DUF5786 family protein produces the protein MGAYDEAEHERREKKTSEVDADFDAERPEYSGSLTYDSGDSTEALLDKFEELQGK